A window of Odocoileus virginianus isolate 20LAN1187 ecotype Illinois chromosome 3, Ovbor_1.2, whole genome shotgun sequence genomic DNA:
CTCTGGGCCCCATCATTCCTTCTGTAACTCCAGTCATTTTGTGTCCCCTGGAAAACCCCTTATTTTGATCTTGGGCTAACCATtgatgtttggggcttcccaggtggctcagtggtaaagaatctgcctgccaatgtgggagacacatgagatgcgagttccatccctaggtcgggaagatcccctggagaaggaaatggcatcccactccagtattcttgcctggagaaatcgcatggacagaggagccatggtggtcccaaagagtcagacacgactgagctaccgAGCACGAACACAGCCATTTATGTTTAGGTCTTCCTTTTTGCTCCCTAGTGATCCCCCAACATCACCAGGCCCCGCTGACCCCTGACCTTTGTGACCCAAATGCCCAAGGCTGACATGCCCAAGGCTGACCTGACACCTTCCCCTGCCCTGAGGGCCTCGCATCCAAGCTGAACCATTGACCGCAGacccccacctcctcttcccaCTTGCCCCGGCCCCTAGGCAGTCCTCTGAGCGCGCAGGGCAGCTGGAAGCCACGCTGAACAGCTGCAGGCGCCGCCTGGGCGAGCTGCGGGAGCTTCGACGGCAGGTGCGGCAGCTGGAGGAGTGCAATGCCGGCCATGCGGAGCGCACGCGACAGCTGGAGGAAGAACTGCGCCGGGCCGGATCCCTGCGTGCCCAGCTTGAGGCGCAGCGGCGACAGGTGCGGGTGGGAGCCTGGACCCggactggggtgggggctcctcttGCCTGGCTACTGACTTTGGCCTTCCCTCAGCGAGGTGCTGAGCCCTTCCACCCAGAGCCCGCCCCCTCGTTTGCATAGAGGCCACACCCTCTAGACAGGCCCACCCTGCTCTAGCTTTGCAAGCCCCGCCTCTTCCAAATTTCTTTCTGCTGGTCCCTCTGGCCCCACCCTTTGACCTTGTGCTCAgtccctgtccctccctcccaccctataGTCCTCTCCCCTCACGTCTGTTCAGGTTCAGGAACTGCAGGGCCAACAGCAAGAGGAGGCCATGAAGGCTGAGAAATGGCTATTCGAGTGCCGCAATCTGGAGGAAAAGTATGAGTCGGTggcaaaggagaaggaggtgaggcTGAGGTGCTACTGCCCAAGCCCTACCCTGCCCATCAAGGCAAAGCCCATTTCCCAGGAGGCCGATCCTGCCTCAAGTGGCCTGTTGCACCCTGTCCCTCCAGCGGCTGTTGGCAGAGCGGGACTCCCTGAGAGAGGCCAATGAGGAGCTGCGCTGCGCCCAGATGCAGCCTCGGGGGCTGGCCCAGGCCGGTGAGTTGGAGGTTCATCCCAGGGCCTGGGAGAGCGCTGGCCTGGAGCCTCACCGGGCCACATGTGCTCTTAGGGCAAGCATAAAAGGCAGTGCCCAGGGCTTGTCTAGTTTGGGGTCGCAGAGCAAGGCCATGCTGGAGATAGTCTCAAGTGGAAAGAGGTGACATGGGCCAGTGGAAAGCAGCAAGAGCTGTCCTTTGGGGCTCTGAGGGGGTGAGAAAAGGCAAACTCAGGCCAATATCATGGCTCCCTCTCAAGCTGGGTGTGGGGTTTGTGTTAAGTCAGGCATTGGCCAAACTTGAGTCCCCAAAGATGCTTCTTCAAAGAGGATCCTAGGGATGGGGACAGGAACTCTGGCGCCACCTGAAGACTTTTCTCACATTCTCCAGACCCCTCACTGGATCCCACCTCACCGGCTGTGGGAAACTTAGCAGCCGAGATCCTACCTGCAGAGCTCAGGTATCCAGGGGTCAGTCACTCAGAGCTCTGGTCCCACTGGAGCCTGCCAGTTCCCACCCTCAACCCCATCCCCAGAGCAGGTACTTACCACTAGCCAGACCTACTCAGCTTGGTTCCCAAGTCCTAGCTGGGCTTTTTATCccccaccctatggactgtagtccaccaggcttctccatccatggaattctccaggcaagaatactggaattggttgccattcccttctccaggggaatcttcctgacccagggatccaacccaggtctcctacattgcaggcagattctttaccatctgagccaccagggaagtccttttatgCTCACCCACTTCTAATTCTGCTTTTACCTGGCCGGGACTCTATCCCTGTTGGTGGCTCACCTGACCTCTTTGGGATCCACCCTCAGTGCACCAGTTAGGTCCAACTCATCTGTCTCCACTGCCCAGGCAAAAATCCTTTGCCCAGCGCCGCCCACATCAGGTTCTGCCCCCAGGACACAGCCCCGTTCTCAGTGTATTCCCCGCTGGGATCAGTGTCCTGCCCACATCAACGTTTCTCTTTGCAGTGTTTTCCTTTCCCTGAGCCCCATCTCAGTGTTCTAACCTGCTCATgtagccctgccctgccccatccACCCCTAGACCCTGCTCATGGCTCCGCCCACttttccccaccccaccagcgCCCCGCCCACCCACTCCAGGCTCTGTCCCGGGTACTCTAACCCTACCCCAGGGTCTGACTGGGCCCTTCCCCTGGCCTCTGTTCCTCTCCCGGCCCCGTCCGCCCAGTTTCCCTGCCTGAGCCCTGTAGGCCTGAGTGGTGACCCATCCCCAGCCCTGCTCACTCCTTCCCGGTCCGCAGGGAAACACTCCTGCGACTTCAGTTGGAGAACAAGCGGCTGTGCCAGCAGGAGGCGGACGACAGGGAACGGCAGGAGGAGCTGCAGCGCCACCTGGAGGAGGCCAACCGTGCGCGCCATGGCCTGGAGACGCAGCAACGGTGAGGACCCACCCTGCGAAGGGGGGCCTCCCGCGTAAGCTTGGAGGGGGCGCGAGGGAGGGCGCAGGCACTGAGCGGGGCCCCCACCTCCGCAGGCTGAACCAGCAGCAGCTGTCAGAGCTGAGGGCCCAAGTGGAGGACCTTCAGAAGGCCCTGCAGGAGCAGGACGTGAGtgcccacctcctccctgcctggccctgccctgTGCCCCCACTAACGCTGCTTTATCTCCCCACTGCTGCCTGATGCCCCGTGCAGTCCATAGTAAGTACTTTGGGCTCAGAGTGCCACTCCTGACCCTCACCCTCCGAGAAGGTTGGGACCTCTGGACACCTCATCCCCACACTCACCCAGcgcctcttctctcctcccagtCAATCCTGCTGAAGAGGAAGCTGGAGGAACATCTGTGAGTCGGGTGGGGGGAAAGATTGGGGCAAAGGTATAGGGGATGGATCTGGTGTCCATGGGGAGTTGTTTATGAGGCCAGGGGGTCAGCTGACACACAGACTGAAGTGTCAGCTCACCCAGGGTCTTATAGACCAAAGGAAGGTGTATGGACTATTTTGGGGGAACAATTGGGAGTCAGGGAATTTCAGCAAGGTTGTGTGACACAGTGGTAGTcaccttttattacttttttgcattgctaaaaaaagataaactagataaacttttttttttttttttcccatttttggcAACACagctcagcttgtgggatcttagttccccaactagggataaAACCTGGGCCCACAGCTGTGAAAGCTCcaagtcctaaccaatggaccgctagggaattcccaaaaaatatagttctttattaaaaaggactttcttaaagaaagaaagaaactattttaATTAGCTGTCacaattatagtttaaaaaaccGAAAGGTATACCAAGTTATACAGAAATAGAAGGTAAACATCTCAGTCTTCCCTCATTAACTCAGTTTCTGCCCCATTCCACCCCCATTCCTATTAGTTGATTATggaaatttttctgtaatttttaaagcaaattcaaaTGAATATGAATATAGATTTTTACTCTCATTCCTTATTTACACAAAAGGTAGTATAATATGTACACTTTGCTTTCCCTACTTAACCAGTTAACTGGGGAAATTTCTTCTTATGAATAAATAAAGGGAGACCTTATTATTAATTTCTTGATATAGCAGTCTTTATCAATGGGGGTTCCATGGGGAAACTGGCCTTTACAGAAAATGATTTTCATGACTATTCTCTCAGTTCTGCCAAGACTGGAATGTACCTAATGCCAACCTAGAGCACAGATAGTTATTTCCTTATAGAGGATGAATACCTGGAGGCATTAGGGCTTAATTCTGTAGAATTCTGGTCCAGAAGGGCTGGCATATAGCATTTTTTTGGTAATATCATAATTAACTCATTCTTTTAGGCATTTGCAATTTCAACCTGTACAACAAAGTACAATCTTATATATGTATCATTTTGTTTATGTGCAaatgtatcacacacacacaaaaaatggaatGGGTGGCTCTCAGGGCATATGCTTTTGTAATTTTAGTAGATATAGCCAAAGGTTCACTATTAGATGTTATAGCATGTTCCAAGTCCATGATACATGATATTAGGCTCACTTAGGGGGATCTTTGGGGTTTTGCTCCAGGTGGCAGAATGCCAACTATTAGCTTATATTTCCTTTCATTAGAAGAGATTTGCATTCTAGAGAGATCCCTGGCTGATGGGTGGAGAATGGAGAGTAGAAGGCTGGCAAGGGATGATGGTGCCTGGACCAGCATGTGGGCTGTGGAATGGAGAGAAGTGGACAGATGGAGGGAGGGCTGGTCCAGGGGCCACCTGATGAGGGTCATGGAGGGTTGCGGCTCTGATGGCTAAAGAGATGGTTGTGCCGGGGCACATAGCCCCCAGGCTTGGAGTCAGGCAGAGAGGTCTGCAGGAACACTTCTGGGAAGCAGAGAAATGGGCCCGGAACTGAGGCTGCCTCTGGCTCCCCACCTACAGGCAGAAGCTGCATGAAGCAGATCTGGAGCTGCAGCGGAAGCGCGAGTACATCGAGGAGCTGGAGCCCCCCGCCGACAGCAGCAGTGAGGGGGGGCGCTAAGCGGCCTGGATGGGTGGCGGGAGCCCCTAAGCTCAGCTCAGCACAAGCTTAGGGGCCACCTTGTCCCCCCAGCAGCCCGGCGTATCGAGGAACTTCAGCACAGCCTGCAAAAGAAGGACGTGGACTTACGGGCCATGGAGGAGCGATACCGCCGCTATGTGGACAGGGCGCGCCTGGTGAGGATGCTGGGTGCGCCGCTGGCGTCCTGCCCAGGCCACTGCTTCCCACTTGGCATTCTCTGCCTCCTGTCCCCACACCTGTCCTACCGTATCACATCGCAGACTTCTACATCATGGCCGGTGGGGCCAAGGTCACTGTGACTGTGTCTTTCCCCACCCTAGGTCATACAGAGCCTGGAACCCAAGCAGCAGCCACCTGGAGGGGCTCCCCCGGATCTCCATGCCCTGAGGACACAGCTCCGGGAGCGGGACGTCCGAATTCGGCACCTGGAGGTGGGTATCCTAACCCCCTCTCACTGCTCCCAGTATATCCAGTCCCTTGATTGTTCCCTCCTTAGCAGATGGACTTTGACAAGAGTCGAAATCAGCGGGAGCAGGAAGAAAAGCTGCTCATCAGTGCCTGGTATAATATGGTGAGTGCACCATTACCTGTCTGAAGTACTGGGAGCGTGGGGGGTTGCTGGTGTCCTGGAGGCTCATCtgaccccagctctgcccctccctccctccagggcaTGGCTCTACAGCAGCGAGCTGGGGAAGAGCGGGCCCCTGCCCATGCCCAGTCATTCCTGGCACAGCAGCGGCTGGCCACCAATGCTCGCCGTGGACCCCTGGGACGCCTAGCAACCCTGAACATGCGCCCTGCCGACAAGCACTGATGAATCGCAGGATCCTGCCACCTGCCCAGCTTAATCCACCCTGGATTCCCCCAACTCACAGGGGGCCTAGAATTATGCCTCAGTTGGCTGCTTGAGAGCCTTGAAGTCACAGTCTCTGCCCCATTCTCTCCCAGCTGGGACAAGAGTgtaggaggcaggtgggaggcagGAATGGGCCTACTCTTTTTAGCAATGTGGTTCTTATTCTTGATTTTTTCCCTGGGGTTAGTGAGCTGCCAGGGGATAGAGTGATTTTatatttgagaagaaaaataataaagacttttAATCTGACCTGGCAGGACTCTGGGCACTGAGGGAAGGGGAGATGGTGGGCAAGGGGCTAAGATCATTGCTTTTAAGAAAAGCCTGGCTTatgttctttgttgttttttttttttggctgagctgggtcttcattttggctcaggctttctttagttgcagtgagtgggagctatttttgttgtggagcatgggctctagagtgtgtgggctcagtagttgtggcccaggggcttagttgctctgcagtatgtgagatcttagttcctcaaccagggatcaaactcaagtctcctgaattgcaaggcaaattcttaaccactggactaccagggaagtccctcttagcTTTTATTCAAGTGAAGTGGGAAACACAGATGGTTCTGAGCAAAGGATGCATATGACCTGATTCAAGCATTCATAGGCTCCTTTTGGTCCTGTGGGAGAAACAGACTGTGGAGCTGTTAGGGTCAGAGCTGAGAGATTGAGTCACTATCCACGTGGGTGGTTGCATGATAGTGAGGGCTCTGGCCAGAGTGGGAATCCTAGAGGAATGGGAAATGGTTGGATTCTGGATACAACTGGAAGATTAAGCTGATGGGATTTGCTACTGGGTTGATAAGGAGAagcatgaaagagagagagaacctgggggctcccctggcaatccagtggttaacactgtGCTTCCACTACTGGgcgcctgggtttgatccctggttggggaactaagacaccACTTGCAGCTCTGCTTGGccaaaacattatatatatatatatatatattaaagggacttctctagtggtccagtggttaagaatcgacCTTGCAATTCATgaaacacaggttggatccctggtcagggtactaagatgccacatgctgtagAGGAACTGAGCCTGCACCAAaccaaaagatcctgcatgatccagcaaagatctcacgtgccacaactaagacccaacgcagccacataaataaaaaatttttttaacaaatttttttttttttttttaaaggagttgaAGATGACTCCTAGGTTTTGTCCTCAGGAAGAGCAAAGCTGATGGAAGATAAGCAAGTGGGGGGTTGACAGGGACCTGTCATGTTGTGTTCCTGTGTGTTCCCCTGTGAACAGGGGAGCATGTTGTGTTCAAGGTGCCATGAGATCCATACACAGAGATGTCGAGTAGTCAGGTGGCTCTCTGCATCTACAGTGTGGGAAGGGACCCTGGCTGGACTTCTAAATTCAGGAGTCATCTACATATGATTGATGTAAGACCTAGAGCATTGAAGAGGCAGAGGGGTCACTTGCAGAAGCAAGGCTGGCaggagaattccctggcggttcCGTGGTTAGGACTTCTCCATTGCAACGGGTCCAGATTTaatccttgattggggaactaggatccctgAAACTAAGCTGCAGGgcgtagccaaaaataaataaacaaaaggttGGGGGGAGAAAGCGTGGTCTTGGGACCTGTGAATCCTATATTGATGAATGAGTAAAACCATGGGCACTGAATGGGGCCATTTCAGAGAGTAGAATTTGGAAGTGGACAGGACATCATCAAATAATCCTTAAAGCATACCTAGCATAACGCCTGCCAGGAGTTgagtttttagggaaaaaaaaaaactacaattttattgagcacctgttatgtaccaaacatttcttttaaagccaCTTTCATTTCATCCACACAGCTCAGGAGATGGGCACTCACTTATATGTCTattctaaagaaagaagaaaggcaggGCGCAGGGATAAAAGCTTCTCACGCAGTGGCGGGAAGTAGAGCTGGTGGTAAGGACCAGCAGTTCAAAAAAGCTGGAAGGATACCCCTCCCTTAATGCAGTCCTCGGTCCACAGGAGGCGCTCCAACCCTCTGTGCCAGACGTAAAGTTGGGGCGCAGACAGGTAAGAAGGGGGATGGCCGAGTCCACACGCAGCTTATGCAGACCCAAACTGCTGCAGGCAGGCTTGTTTCCCTGTCCTTGGAAATTCAGGGTTCAAAGGTCTCAGGCTAGACTCTCCTCCTCCTCGCCAATGGGGCTGGGCAGCCAGGGCGGAGCCGGCCCCCGGGTCCCAGGCATCGGCACCGCGGTAAAGGGCTCAGCGGGCGGCCTGGAGGCCGGGACCGAGGCAGGCGACTCGGGGCCGGTGGGGGGCTCAGACTCTGGCTCCGGCTGGCCTAAGTCGAGCAGCGGGTCTTCGCAGCCACATTCCGGGACCACGCCGTCGGGAGCGCCCGCACACGCGCAGTTAGTAGCCATAGATTCCTCCGACACGTAGCTGTTCTTGCGGCGCAGCAAGGACACGCGCCGGCCCAGCAGGCCACTTGTGGCCATGCCCGCGCCCCCTGGCAGGAGGCGCTGCAAGAAGTCGCCGTGTGCTTCGTTCGGCGGCGCGTCCAAGCCGTCCTGACGCTGGAACTGCATGTCCTCCTTGGCCAGCCTGCAGGAGAGACAGAGGATCAGCGTTGCCGCCTCTCTCGTCTTCAACAGAGCTGAGACCAAGGCATGCTACTTTTCCTGCCTCCACCCACCTCACTGTTCCACTTCTCCCAGAAGTCTTGGCTTGCCCCCCAGAGCCTGGCCTTATCCTCTAGCTCTGGCTATGAGCAAACTTGGGCCTTAAAAGGCTTAGTTGGGGCTCTGCTTCGTGTCGCTTCTGGTCCACCCAatcctcatagactgtagcccttaGTGTCCCGGCCCCAGACCTTGACCCGGATCCCTGACACCTCATCCTAGTCCTATTGACTGTAGTTTTTAGCTCAGAATCTCCAGGGTGTAGCCTTTAGCCCTGTCCTGGTCACCCACTGCCCCTTCAATTAGACACAACCCACAGTCACGTGtccagaggatgaaatggttgaatagcatcaccaactcaatgagtttgagtgtgagtcggacatgagtttgagcaaactccaggagatggtgaaggacaaggaagcctgttgtgctgcagttcatggggtccctaagagttgaacatgactgagcgactgaacgagaCCCCGCCCAAGAGGCCCTGTCCACCCCCACTGGCTCACGTGATGTCGAAGGTAGAGCCCTGGAAGGAGGGCTGCTGCATCAGGAAGGCGGTGGCCGCGGTGTAGGGAGCGCGAGCCTCAGCCGCGTCCCAGTACAGGTCCTTCTCCAGCATGGCCAGGTCGTCGTACATTTCATCCACAGCCAGCATTGACACCTGTGCGTGAGGATATGCAGGGAAGAGTGGGGCATGGAAAAGAGCTGGCACCACAGGGTGGACCCCTCAGGCTGGGTAGGAAGGCAGCTATCAGAGAAGGATGGTTCAGGGGCGATGTGTGGAAGAGTCTTGGCAGGGCTGGGGCCAAGGTCGCTTTGGGAGCCTAGGGATGGTCTCAACTGAGAGAACCTCACCTGGAAGCATCGGTCGATCAGAAAGTTGGTCTCAAAGTCATCGTCATCCTCTCCGAAGGGGTTGATGAGCTGCTCAGCTACctgagtggggaggggggaggtagGCAGAGCCCTGAGAACCCCTGCCCATTTCACCTCTATAGTCCTGGCCTTGGGACCCCCACCCACCTTAAGCCAACCGGCATAGAAGAAGAACTGCAGCAGGGTGAAGATTGGCACGTACAGGTCCAGGTCGTGGTCTTTGTAGCCCTGTGCTGGGTCCAGGAACTGGCGACCGATGAGGCAAGCCAGGAAGTAGCTGTACACAGCAATGGTCACCACCTGGGGGACAGAACGGGGTGCCAGTCAGGTCTTGAAAGTCATGGAGAGACCAGAGCTAGGATCACTAGTCACTGTGACAGTCTTAGTTAGTCCTTAGATTTTCCTTGAGACCAACGCTCCAGAGCCTCTGACATAGGATATAAAAAGGCCCAACCAGGTTACCTGGGTGTAGACAAGGGGCACGCTAATCCAGTCGTAGTGAAAGAGCATCCCACACTTGCTCCGAAACACATTCAGCTCCTGGTGGGGCAAATATAGGTCATGAGGGGGCTGAAATGTGAGCTCACACATGGGGATTAAGTAGGGGGGTAATGGATGGAGGTGAGTGGTCACCTAGTGGGAGGCAGGCCTGTGCTTCCAGGGACTAGAGAGAGTATTTAGTGGTGAGTGTGTAATAATACCTAGTGTAATAATACCTAGGGGCATTATTCACCTAGAAACCACCCCATAGAGATAACGTGTACACCTCGGGGCTCTAGATAAGGGTGTTTGGAATCCGCCCTGTGAAAGGCACGTGGCAAGTCAGGAAAAGACACAACCTCAGGGCGGGTGGGGTACAATATccgtggttttcttttttaaatgaatgactaCCCGGATAACCCACCTCCAGCAGCAGCTTTAAGGCGCCGTTGTCGCGGATGCGGCCCTCGCGCCGAGCCTGCGCGGCCAGGTTGCAGAACCAGACGCAAGGCACCCAGTACTTGTTGTAGGATGAGTTTAGGTTCTCGAACTTCTTGCGCTCCTCGCGGGTCATAAACCCTGCGGGGGCGAGGTCGGGAGTTACTTGCCCCGCCCCCTTCcttgccccccccaccccccgcccgcgTCCCGTTTTGGGTTTTGGCCGGAGCCTCACCTGCTTCCACCACATGATCTATGGTGGGGAAGCGCTTAAAGACCGCAGTGCTGACTGAGCGCAGGATAAGCACCCCGGAGAGCCCTGCGTAGCGCATGAGCGTGCGTCGGTAGAGGCGGCCGCGCTCATCGCGTCCGTGCACTGTGCCGACCA
This region includes:
- the BEST2 gene encoding bestrophin-2a, which encodes MTVTYTARVANARFGGFSKLLLLWRGSIYKLLWRELLCFLGLYMALSAAYRFVLTEEQKRYFEKLVLYCDQYASLIPVSFVLGFYVTLVVHRWWNQYLSMPLTDALMCVVVGTVHGRDERGRLYRRTLMRYAGLSGVLILRSVSTAVFKRFPTIDHVVEAGFMTREERKKFENLNSSYNKYWVPCVWFCNLAAQARREGRIRDNGALKLLLEELNVFRSKCGMLFHYDWISVPLVYTQVVTIAVYSYFLACLIGRQFLDPAQGYKDHDLDLYVPIFTLLQFFFYAGWLKVAEQLINPFGEDDDDFETNFLIDRCFQVSMLAVDEMYDDLAMLEKDLYWDAAEARAPYTAATAFLMQQPSFQGSTFDITLAKEDMQFQRQDGLDAPPNEAHGDFLQRLLPGGAGMATSGLLGRRVSLLRRKNSYVSEESMATNCACAGAPDGVVPECGCEDPLLDLGQPEPESEPPTGPESPASVPASRPPAEPFTAVPMPGTRGPAPPWLPSPIGEEEESLA